One Branchiostoma lanceolatum isolate klBraLanc5 chromosome 18, klBraLanc5.hap2, whole genome shotgun sequence DNA window includes the following coding sequences:
- the LOC136424502 gene encoding inactive cell surface hyaluronidase CEMIP2-like: MKAYLVAVLLSLLTTVRSQDIGCPDADPTLTPWNPGQDWLAEVVVGRGEKYLLQSSAAFYSLEIRDGGRVVFADPGPSSKTEITLSSREITVSTDGEFHIGSETCPYQGKATVTLYGRSDDWTNRKQFLVKDGGTLEVHGKRKLGWTQLTQTVPAGGLPKGIYFWDSAPAWPRGIHVHVFDEISGARVSTDRFDTHASTEESLRLAAFIDQLPAGRVVALAVVNSANNRLEATAKQKISELGSVEVNSLGFRQPWAMVSVKGDPSVAVEQKLPYVDAQTTGTATAAATLQAFFGSFVVTATSAWLGGSPRCTFAVDGNGNEFVINLKDDVSSWEPGDHIVLASTDYDMEQAEEFELLPCEECSTRQVKINGQARYNHFGEVTDDVDLRGEVGLLTRNVKFQGRMEDSCYGDNFCQFFDYDTYGGHLKVLFGFKNVHLSGVEFTRMGQQLVTGSYPVHFHMTGDVDEAGGYSRPTYVRDLSIHHCFSRCVTIHGTHGLLVQDTVGYDTLGHCYFLEDGNEQRNVLDHNLGLVTRPGTVLPSDRDADMCRGLTGAVYGDHVPNPGKECKGVSTFWIAHPNNVLINNAAAGSAEVGIWYIFHDAPTGLSAGSLPNKQAERTPFGRFYNNRVHSNPRQGLMIDGRVKTTQASARAPQEFLSLGATGQGYFPHQNADLQQPREPAMIEGLIAYKNVNGEWIRGGDIWHDRCAYVDNGVGLTMASSGFFPKDVGGTQQIWNSVFIGESANVGTVRGASAWGMGGVTAVERSFPDTTVFPMRGLDYYDGPTLARSCTFKKYASAPQHDRYSSAIGWRLTNDWHMSPKNNATNLKFEDVQTRVFTTGENIPYMSNDKDGDKNQIFHDLDGSVTGYPDTYVTRQDNYMVKNPGCVDKPEWRASICSGQFAQVLFVAKPAMPRTMTIVRDEYPDQPMTMAGASELATKFYQPVVTLQQSYTIHWDKRAPEEVTIYLFNFDSGEWVRLGLCYPPGTTFDVKYQHERRVNKKVMHEEDMSPVSALADVEAGSGKVFFFEESTGLLFLKARAQEVRSGDDYCSDVGCERIVITATMTGTQVSDCRASAYPRYSLLPTQAAPMPSFMSIVQDCTGCGAQDPIIFDAALRFLEVTVVSAGWKELQLGHSPYIEINGVRYDHHLRGYLVLAVDAVTGSVTHQSTFDTHANSNYDREMADFIRNDIPKNSIVLASVRNTSSRNAQECLVALKETGAPEPVATEHRGNFAMVGFKGSVWPSWVQQVNLPSTQGPAQIYTKIPLMG; encoded by the exons GTTGCCCGGATGCTGATCCGACATTGACCCCGTGGAACCCCGGCCAGGACTGGCTGGCGGAGGTGGTGGTCGGGCGGGGAGAGAAGTACCTGCTGCAGTCATCAGCCGCGTTCTACTCGCTGGAGATCAGGGATGGAG GTCGGGTGGTGTTTGCTGACCCTGGTCCCTCCAGTAAGACTGAGATCACCCTGTCATCACGTGAGATCACAGTCAGTACTGATGGAGAGTTCCACATCGGCAGCGAGACGTGTCCGTACCAGGGGAAGGCCACGGTGACGCTGTACGGCCGCTCCGATGACTGGACGAACAGAAAACAGTTCCTGGTGAAGGACGGCGGGACTCTGGAGGTCCACGGGAAGCGTAAGCTGGGCTGGACACAGCTGACTCAGACCGTGCCGGCAGGAGGGCTGCCGAAG GGTATCTACTTCTGGGACTCTGCGCCTGCGTGGCCCCGCGGGATTCACGTGCACGTCTTTGACGAGATCTCCGGGGCTCGCGTCAGTACAGACAGGTTTGACACTCATGCCAGCACGGAGGAGAGCCTGCGTTTGGCGGCCTTCATCGACCAGCTCCCCGCCGGGAGAGTCGTGGCACTAGCGGTGGTGAACAGCGCAAACAATAGACTGGAAGCTACCGCCAAGCAGAAGATTAGTGAACTGGGAAGTGTCGAGGTGAACTCGCTGGGCTTCAG GCAGCCCTGGGCGATGGTCAGTGTAAAAGGTGATCCCAGCGTTGCTGTGGAACAAAAACTTCCATATGTGG ATGCCCAGACAACCGGCACAGCCACGGCCGCGGCCACTCTGCAGGCCTTCTTCGGCTCCTTTGTGGTCACCGCGACAAGTGCATGGCTAGGAG GAAGCCCGCGATGTACTTTCGCTGTTGATGGGAATGGCAATGAGTTTGTCATCAACCTGAAAGATGACGTCAGTTCGTGGGAGCCCGGTGACCACATCGTGCTGGCCAGCACGGACTACGACATGGAGCAGGCGGAGGAGTTTGAACTCCTGCCGTGCGAGGAGTGCTCCACACGACAGGTCAAAATCAACG GACAAGCCAGATACAACCACTTTGGGGAGGTGACGGATGACGTGGACCTGCGTGGGGAGGTGGGCCTGCTGACCAGGAACGTCAAGTTCCAGGGCAGGATGGAAGACAGCTGCTACGGGGACAACTTCTGTCAGTTCTTTGACTACGACACGTACGGGGGACATCTCAAG GTTCTGTTCGGGTTTAAGAATGTGCATCTATCCGGGGTGGAGTTCACGCGGATGGGTCAGCAGCTGGTGACCGGCAGCTACCCTGTCCACTTCCACATGACCGGAGACGTGGACGAGGCCGGAGGCTACAGCCGGCCCACCTACGTCCGTGACCTGTCCATCCACCACTGCTTCTCCCGCTGCGTCACCATCCACGGCACTCACGGCCTGCTG GtccaggacactgttgggtacGACACGCTCGGCCACTGTTACTTCCTGGAGGATGGGAACGAGCAGCGGAACGTGCTGGACCACAACCTGGGCCTGGTGACGCGCCCCGGCACGGTGCTGCCGTCCGACCGAGACGCAGACATGTGCCGCGGCCTGACGGGCGCCGTGTACGGAGACCACGTGCCTAACCCGGGGAAAGAGTGCAA AGGCGTGTCCACCTTTTGGATCGCTCATCCGAACAACGTGCTGATTAACAACGCCGCCGCCGGCTCTGCT GAGGTAGGGATCTGGTACATCTTCCACGACGCCCCGACAGGGCTGTCTGCAGGGTCGCTGCCCAACAAACAAGCCGAGCGGACCCCGTTCGGACGGTTCTACAATAACAGAGTGCATTCCAACCCACGG CAAGGGTTGATGATAGACGGACGCGTGAAGACCACACAGGCTTCTGCCCGGGCTCCTCAGGAGTTTCTGTCGTTAGGAGCAACAGGACAAGG GTACTTCCCCCACCAGAACGCTGATCTGCAGCAGCCGCGCGAGCCCGCCATGATTGAGGGGCTGATCGCCTACAAGAATGTGAACGGTGAATGGATCCGGGGCGGGGACATCTGGCACGATAGATGCGC GTATGTAGACAACGGCGTGGGATTGACAATGGCAAG TTCGGGATTTTTCCCCAAAGACGTTGGTGGAACCCAGCAGATCTGGAACAGTGTATTTATCGGAGAGAGCGCGAACGTCGGTACCGTGAGGGGAGCCTCGGCGTGGGGGATGGGAGGGGTCACGGCGGTGGAGAGGAGTTTTCCTGATACAAC AGTCTTCCCAATGCGAGGTCTCGACTACTATGACGGGCCTACTTTAGCCCGGAGCTGCACGTTTAAGAAGTACGCCTCGGCGCCGCAGCACGACCGCTACAGCAGCGCCATCGGCTGGCGGCTCACAAACGACTGGCACATGTCACCGAAGAACAACGCCACCAACCTCAAGTTTGAAGAT GTGCAAACCCGTGTGTTCACCACCGGAGAAAACATACCCTACATGTCAAACGACAAAGACGGAGACAAGAACCAGATATTTCACGACTTGGACGGGAGCGTCACGGGCTACCCCGACACGTACGTGACCAGGCAGGACAACTACATGGTCAAGAACCCCGGATGTGTGGACAAACCGGAGTGGCGCGCAAGTATCTGCAGCGGACAGTTTGCGCAG GTGCTCTTTGTTGCAAAGCCAGCGATGCCCCGCACCATGACCATTGTCCGTGACGAGTACCCGGATCAGCCCATGACTATGGCAGGTGCAAGCGAACTGGCCACCAAGTTTTATCAGCCCGTGGTGACGCTACAACAGTCATACACCATCCACTGGGACAAACGGGCTCCTGAGGAAGTCACCATCTATCTGTTTAACTTTGACAG CGGAGAGTGGGTTCGCCTGGGGCTGTGTTATCCTCCCGGAACCACGTTTGACGTGAAGTACCAGCATGAGCGGCGCGTCAACAAGAAGGTGATGCACGAGGAGGACATGTCCCCGGTGTCCGCTCTGGCCGATGTGGAGGCTGGCAGTGGCAAAGTCTTCTTCTTCGAAGAAAGCACAGG CCTACTGTTCCTGAAGGCGCGTGCGCAGGAGGTCCGTAGTGGGGACGACTACTGCTCGGATGTGGGGTGTGAGCGGATCGTGATCACGGCCACCATGACAGGTACCCAGGTCAGCGACTGTAGAGCCTCCGCCTACCCCAGGTACAGCCTGCTCCCGACACAAGCCGCCCCCATGCCTAGCTTCATGAGCATTGTTCAAGACTGTACAGGCTGTGGTGCTCAG GACCCCATCATCTTTGACGCTGCCCTGCGGTTCCTGGAGGTGACTGTGGTGTCTGCTGGTTGGAAGGAGCTGCAATTAGGCCACAGTCCGTACATAGAG ATAAACGGTGTCCGGTATGACCACCATCTCAGAGGGTACCTAGTACTCGCTGTTGACGCCGTGACCGGCTCAGTCACCCACCAATCCACCTTCGACACACATGCTAACTCAAACTACGACCGCGAAATGGCCGACTTCATACGCAACGATATTCCCAAAAA TTCCATAGTGCTGGCGTCGGTCCGGAACACGTCCAGCCGCAACGCCCAGGAGTGTCTGGTGGCCCTGAAGGAGACCGGAGCTCCTGAGCCTGTTGCCACGGAACACAGAG GTAATTTTGCGATGGTTGGTTTCAAGGGGTCTGTGTGGCCCAGCTGGGTCCAGCAAGTCAACCTGCCGTCCACCCAGGGACCAGCACAGATCTACACCAAGATTCCTCTCATGGGATAA